The following proteins come from a genomic window of Kitasatospora sp. NBC_01246:
- a CDS encoding MBL fold metallo-hydrolase, with translation MTDAPLGRSAAFKVLTTGYVGSTGPGVAATVSYISDAGRHVIFDPGMVASRDHILAPLAELGLGPDDITDVVLSHHHPDNTMNVGLFGRARVHDHKVEYLGDHWTNRDAEGYELTPSLRLIRTPGHSPEDITLLAGTDSGVVAFAGDLWWHADGPADDPVAPDREVLRASRLRVLAAADLIVPGHGGPFVADDTTPR, from the coding sequence ATGACAGACGCACCGCTCGGCCGCAGCGCCGCCTTCAAGGTCCTGACCACCGGCTACGTGGGCTCCACCGGCCCCGGGGTCGCCGCCACCGTCTCCTACATCTCCGACGCCGGACGGCACGTGATCTTCGACCCGGGCATGGTGGCGAGCCGTGACCACATCCTCGCCCCGCTCGCGGAACTGGGCCTCGGCCCCGACGACATCACCGACGTGGTGCTCAGCCACCACCACCCCGACAACACCATGAACGTGGGCCTCTTCGGCCGGGCCCGGGTGCACGACCACAAGGTCGAGTACCTGGGCGACCACTGGACCAACCGGGACGCCGAGGGCTACGAACTCACCCCGTCGCTGCGGCTGATCCGCACCCCGGGCCACAGCCCCGAGGACATCACCCTGCTGGCGGGCACGGACTCGGGCGTGGTGGCCTTCGCCGGCGACCTGTGGTGGCACGCCGACGGCCCGGCGGACGACCCGGTGGCCCCGGACCGCGAGGTGCTGCGCGCCTCCCGGCTGCGGGTGCTGGCCGCGGCGGACCTGATCGTGCCCGGCCACGGCGGGCCCTTCGTGGCGGACGACACCACCCCGCGGTAG
- a CDS encoding darcynin family protein yields the protein MSAEVTEPPVTAFMLVKTTPEWLALTVPQRVEAFTTQVLPAIEARTTGVRSRFYDTEFYSARVTDVWVWEADSHHAYQLLIDALRETPFWDRYFEVVDLLVGTENGYARTYGLEPVATIAT from the coding sequence ATGTCCGCTGAAGTCACCGAACCGCCGGTCACGGCGTTCATGCTCGTCAAGACCACCCCCGAGTGGCTCGCGCTGACCGTCCCGCAACGCGTCGAGGCCTTCACCACCCAGGTCCTGCCCGCGATCGAGGCCAGGACCACCGGTGTCCGGTCACGCTTCTACGACACGGAGTTCTACTCCGCGCGCGTCACCGACGTCTGGGTGTGGGAGGCCGACAGCCACCACGCCTACCAGCTGCTCATCGACGCACTGCGCGAAACCCCGTTCTGGGACCGCTACTTCGAGGTCGTCGATCTTCTCGTCGGCACCGAGAACGGCTACGCCCGCACCTACGGCCTGGAGCCCGTCGCCACCATCGCCACCTGA
- a CDS encoding DUF4193 domain-containing protein produces MATDYDAPRTNSDDEEVDSVEELKRQRAERSGGTPDVDVAEEAESVELPGADLSGEELTVQVVPVQGDEFTCARCFMVHHRSRFSREEDGQPVCRDCVPAPGD; encoded by the coding sequence GTGGCAACCGACTACGACGCCCCGCGTACGAACAGCGACGACGAGGAGGTCGACAGCGTCGAGGAGTTGAAGAGGCAGCGTGCCGAGCGTTCCGGCGGGACGCCGGACGTGGACGTGGCGGAGGAGGCGGAGTCCGTGGAGCTGCCGGGCGCCGACCTCTCCGGGGAGGAGCTCACCGTCCAGGTGGTGCCCGTCCAGGGGGACGAGTTCACCTGCGCGCGGTGCTTCATGGTCCACCACCGCAGCCGCTTCTCCCGTGAGGAGGACGGGCAACCGGTCTGCCGGGACTGCGTGCCCGCCCCCGGCGACTGA
- a CDS encoding NAD(P)H-binding protein, translating into MIVITAPTGNIGRPLLSRLLESAPAAGEELRVVVRDPDRLPDAARGRVEVIAGSHGDAEVVDRAFRGADAVFWLAPPDASLTPYDAYSGFSGPAVRALADHGVGHVVGVSALGRGTPLADRAGLVTASLALDDLIAHSGVAYRALANPSFFENLLEEADSIRETGVFTDVVDADRKAPLVAAADIAAVAAGLLLDRSWTGNGSVPVLGPQDLSPNDLARIMTEQLGRPVRYERQAFDDLYTTLVHYGLDEAFVRGIVDMKRAKDQGLDAGVVRTPDTASPTGFEQWCARTLKPAVLS; encoded by the coding sequence ATGATCGTCATTACCGCTCCCACCGGCAACATCGGCCGTCCGCTGCTGTCCCGGCTCCTGGAGTCCGCGCCCGCCGCGGGCGAGGAACTGCGCGTCGTCGTGCGCGACCCCGACCGGCTTCCGGACGCGGCGCGCGGACGCGTGGAGGTGATCGCCGGCTCGCACGGGGACGCCGAGGTCGTCGACCGGGCCTTCCGGGGCGCGGACGCCGTCTTCTGGCTCGCCCCGCCGGACGCCTCCCTCACCCCGTACGACGCCTACAGCGGCTTCAGCGGACCCGCCGTGCGGGCGCTCGCCGACCACGGCGTCGGCCATGTGGTGGGCGTCTCGGCGCTCGGCCGCGGCACCCCGCTCGCCGACCGGGCCGGCCTGGTCACCGCCTCGCTCGCGCTGGACGACCTCATCGCCCACAGCGGTGTCGCCTACCGGGCCCTGGCCAACCCGTCCTTCTTCGAGAACCTGCTGGAGGAGGCCGACTCGATCCGCGAGACCGGCGTCTTCACCGACGTCGTCGACGCCGACCGCAAGGCCCCGTTGGTCGCCGCCGCCGACATCGCGGCCGTCGCCGCCGGTCTGCTGCTGGACCGCTCGTGGACCGGCAACGGCAGCGTGCCCGTCCTCGGGCCGCAGGACCTGTCCCCCAACGACCTGGCCCGCATCATGACCGAGCAGTTGGGCCGCCCGGTCCGCTACGAGCGCCAGGCCTTCGACGACCTGTACACCACCCTCGTCCACTACGGCCTCGACGAGGCGTTCGTCCGGGGCATCGTCGACATGAAGCGGGCCAAGGACCAGGGCCTGGACGCCGGTGTCGTCCGTACTCCGGACACCGCCTCCCCCACCGGCTTCGAGCAGTGGTGCGCCCGGACCCTCAAGCCCGCCGTCCTCTCCTGA
- a CDS encoding nitroreductase family protein: protein MWARMALPAAPSESPAESAAAPGLRLALSLLEEGALTSRADRSRRSHGARAVPSAGAVYPYEFAVLTMENGAPAAFRVDADRRTCTRLATGDVAGALHASTLAIPGDGGAVIVTLTRPWLSMRKYGDRGYLYTQLDAGHAAGNLLLATTGRGAPGTLRLRLPRLPLSDLLEAGENCREVHSALLVPAAEADDAWTRWTVHDGAARDGHAPTWRSWLEQTCWDSLSARAEHPGTDGAPDALAPLADLRDRARPGGGQPGLGDPSEWPKLLATRASSKAFVPGTVPAADVWQAVSALSTPVRTDLPAASPMGATLVLRSAEEPEQNAVHPLTGEGARRTDRLPSADEVVRACMQQRTLAGAAAVVLLHAPRTALTDSAGDSAAGAEDLRELAFRCGALGQLLYLGANRARIGVTGVGGFDAALWHTLAGLPESDEILYVLMLGRPDDSGVKLDRLATAHAQNER from the coding sequence ATGTGGGCCCGGATGGCCCTGCCCGCCGCACCGTCCGAGTCGCCCGCCGAGTCGGCCGCGGCTCCGGGCCTCAGGCTCGCGCTGTCCCTGCTGGAGGAAGGCGCGCTGACCAGCCGGGCCGACCGTTCCCGCAGGTCGCACGGGGCTCGGGCGGTCCCGTCCGCCGGGGCCGTGTACCCCTACGAGTTCGCCGTCCTCACCATGGAGAACGGCGCGCCGGCCGCCTTCCGGGTCGACGCCGACCGCCGGACCTGCACCCGGCTGGCCACCGGGGACGTCGCCGGAGCACTGCACGCCTCGACGCTGGCGATCCCCGGAGACGGCGGCGCGGTCATCGTCACCCTCACCCGGCCCTGGTTGTCGATGCGCAAGTACGGCGACCGCGGCTACCTGTACACCCAGCTCGACGCCGGGCACGCCGCCGGGAACCTGCTGCTGGCCACCACCGGCCGGGGCGCGCCGGGGACGCTGCGGCTGCGCTTGCCCCGGTTACCCCTCTCGGACCTGCTGGAGGCGGGCGAGAACTGCCGGGAGGTGCACTCCGCCCTCCTGGTACCGGCGGCCGAGGCCGACGACGCCTGGACCCGCTGGACGGTGCACGACGGCGCCGCCCGGGACGGACACGCGCCCACCTGGCGGTCCTGGCTGGAGCAGACCTGCTGGGACTCCCTCTCCGCGCGGGCGGAGCACCCCGGGACGGACGGCGCACCCGACGCCCTCGCCCCCCTCGCGGACCTGCGCGACCGCGCGCGGCCAGGCGGTGGCCAGCCCGGTCTGGGCGATCCGTCCGAGTGGCCGAAGCTGCTCGCCACGCGGGCCTCCAGCAAGGCGTTCGTTCCCGGTACCGTCCCCGCGGCCGACGTCTGGCAGGCCGTCTCGGCCCTCTCCACGCCGGTGCGGACGGACCTGCCGGCCGCCTCGCCGATGGGCGCCACCCTGGTCCTGCGGTCGGCCGAGGAACCGGAGCAGAACGCCGTGCACCCGTTGACCGGCGAGGGCGCGCGGCGCACCGACCGGCTGCCCTCCGCCGACGAGGTGGTGCGCGCCTGCATGCAGCAGCGCACCCTCGCCGGCGCCGCCGCCGTGGTGCTGCTCCACGCACCGCGCACCGCGCTCACCGACAGCGCCGGCGACTCGGCCGCCGGCGCCGAGGACCTCCGCGAGCTGGCCTTCCGCTGCGGCGCCCTGGGGCAGCTGCTCTATCTGGGAGCGAACCGCGCCCGGATCGGCGTGACCGGCGTCGGCGGGTTCGACGCGGCGCTCTGGCACACCCTGGCCGGGCTGCCGGAGAGCGACGAGATCCTCTACGTCCTGATGCTCGGCCGTCCGGACGACTCCGGTGTCAAGCTCGACCGGCTCGCCACCGCCCATGCCCAGAACGAGCGGTGA
- a CDS encoding hydrophobic protein — MVPLLLVLLLALLLFGAGFALKILWWVAIAVLVLWLVGFVARGTHSSGRRHRWYRW; from the coding sequence ATGGTTCCCCTTCTTCTCGTTCTCCTGCTCGCTCTGCTCCTGTTCGGCGCCGGGTTCGCACTGAAGATTCTCTGGTGGGTGGCGATCGCCGTACTGGTGCTGTGGCTGGTGGGCTTCGTGGCCCGTGGTACGCACTCCTCGGGCCGGCGCCACCGGTGGTACCGCTGGTAG
- a CDS encoding GlxA family transcriptional regulator — protein MLAVGIVTEVFGPHGAAVPGFDFALCSDRPGPVPTDCGVPLAVPHGLDRFAGADLLIALPGAGFREPPAPAVLDALRAAHARGAVVAAHCVGTFALAAAGLLTGRRATTHWRFADLLAGRYPDVTVAPDALYIDDGDVVTGAGAAAGFDLCLHLLRREYGAALANAVARDMVLASHRDGGQAQYLAAPVPGNGQDERLAEVLGWAREHLHEPLPVTELARRALMSRRSFARRFTAATGTTPHAWLRDLRLSRAEELLEATDLPVEEIARRVGYGSAAVLREQFVRRRGVPPRAYRRAFTGTP, from the coding sequence ATGCTCGCCGTCGGCATCGTCACCGAGGTGTTCGGTCCGCACGGAGCGGCGGTGCCCGGTTTCGACTTCGCCCTCTGCTCCGACCGCCCCGGACCGGTGCCCACGGACTGCGGAGTGCCGCTCGCCGTCCCGCACGGACTGGACCGGTTCGCCGGCGCCGATCTGCTCATCGCGCTGCCCGGGGCCGGATTCCGTGAACCGCCCGCCCCCGCCGTGCTCGACGCGCTGCGGGCCGCGCACGCGCGCGGCGCCGTGGTCGCGGCCCACTGCGTCGGTACGTTCGCGCTCGCCGCCGCCGGACTGCTCACCGGCCGGCGGGCGACCACCCACTGGCGGTTCGCCGACCTGCTCGCCGGCCGCTACCCGGACGTCACGGTGGCCCCGGACGCGCTCTACATCGACGACGGAGACGTCGTCACGGGCGCCGGAGCCGCCGCGGGTTTCGACCTCTGCCTCCACCTGCTGAGGCGGGAGTACGGCGCCGCCCTGGCCAATGCCGTCGCCCGCGACATGGTGCTGGCCTCCCACCGCGACGGCGGGCAGGCCCAGTACCTGGCCGCGCCCGTCCCCGGGAACGGCCAGGACGAGCGGCTCGCCGAGGTCCTCGGCTGGGCCCGCGAGCACCTCCACGAGCCCCTGCCCGTCACGGAACTGGCCCGCCGCGCCCTGATGAGCAGGCGCTCCTTCGCCCGCCGCTTCACCGCCGCGACCGGCACCACCCCGCACGCCTGGCTGCGGGACCTGCGCCTGAGCCGGGCCGAGGAACTCCTCGAAGCCACCGACCTGCCGGTCGAGGAGATCGCCCGCCGGGTCGGCTACGGAAGCGCCGCCGTCCTGCGCGAACAGTTCGTGCGGCGCCGGGGAGTCCCGCCCCGCGCCTACCGGCGCGCTTTCACCGGCACGCCGTGA
- a CDS encoding phage tail protein, which translates to MTYAVDFGTVSTVGLESSPVADALAGLRANEARYFKNKYDHVFTVEPADQAAEVVDWVHRILREEREIVIASRPLEATSFQVEDIRMAYVFYESGLSVNVMYTVDDAGKRAVGFKLSDGMDVPEELAQRFKFARQKSKLAGTIRGSYFVIKNEY; encoded by the coding sequence ATGACCTACGCCGTGGACTTCGGCACCGTATCGACCGTCGGCCTGGAGTCGTCGCCCGTCGCGGACGCACTCGCCGGCCTGCGGGCGAACGAGGCCCGCTACTTCAAGAACAAGTACGACCACGTCTTCACCGTGGAACCCGCGGACCAGGCCGCGGAGGTCGTCGACTGGGTGCACCGGATCCTGCGGGAGGAACGCGAGATCGTCATCGCGTCCAGGCCCCTGGAGGCCACGTCCTTCCAGGTCGAGGACATCCGGATGGCCTACGTCTTCTACGAGAGCGGACTGTCGGTCAACGTGATGTACACCGTCGACGATGCCGGGAAGCGAGCGGTCGGGTTCAAGCTCTCGGACGGGATGGACGTTCCGGAGGAGCTCGCCCAGCGGTTCAAGTTCGCCCGCCAGAAGTCGAAGCTCGCCGGGACGATCCGCGGATCGTACTTCGTCATCAAGAACGAGTACTGA
- a CDS encoding LysR family transcriptional regulator, whose product MMLVSSPDPVLDANLAVALDALLAEHSVTRAAARLHTSPAAMSRTLARLRRTLQDPLLVRAGQTMVPTPRAQALREEAAAVVQRLGVLLSPGTGVDPATLRTTFTLQAADLVGAALAPGLLRLAEREAPGVSFRLLAEELEAGPALRDGRIDLEVGSIDHVDPETRVEELVGLRMVAAVRPGHPLTEGPLTAARLAAAPHVAVSRRGRFTGPLDTALAEQDLRRRVGVVLPSHLAAMALAARSDVVCLVPAALPGAAPSPLTDDALALGLRLLDIPLALPPVTIGMAWHPRHAADRAHHWLRDAVRRTLGPPGNPAAT is encoded by the coding sequence ATGATGCTGGTGAGCAGCCCGGATCCGGTCCTCGACGCCAATCTCGCCGTCGCGTTGGACGCCCTGCTGGCCGAGCACAGCGTGACCCGCGCCGCCGCCCGGCTGCACACCTCGCCCGCCGCCATGAGCCGCACGCTGGCCCGTCTGCGCCGCACGCTGCAGGATCCGCTGCTGGTCCGGGCCGGCCAGACCATGGTCCCCACCCCGCGCGCCCAGGCCCTGCGCGAGGAGGCCGCGGCCGTGGTGCAGCGCCTCGGAGTCCTGCTCAGCCCCGGGACCGGCGTCGACCCCGCCACCCTGCGCACCACCTTCACCCTCCAGGCGGCCGACCTGGTCGGCGCGGCCCTGGCCCCCGGGCTGCTGCGCCTGGCCGAGCGGGAGGCGCCGGGAGTCTCGTTCCGGCTCCTGGCCGAGGAGTTGGAGGCCGGCCCGGCCCTGCGCGACGGCCGGATCGACCTGGAGGTGGGGTCCATCGACCACGTGGACCCCGAGACCAGGGTCGAGGAACTGGTGGGCCTGCGAATGGTCGCGGCCGTCCGGCCCGGCCATCCGCTGACCGAAGGACCCCTGACCGCGGCTCGGCTCGCCGCCGCCCCGCACGTCGCGGTCAGCCGCCGGGGCCGGTTCACCGGCCCCCTCGACACCGCCCTGGCCGAGCAGGACCTCCGGCGGCGGGTCGGTGTCGTCCTCCCCAGCCACCTGGCCGCCATGGCCCTCGCCGCCCGCAGTGACGTCGTCTGCCTCGTACCGGCCGCACTCCCCGGTGCCGCGCCCTCGCCCCTCACCGACGACGCGCTCGCCCTCGGACTGCGCCTGCTGGACATCCCGCTGGCACTGCCGCCCGTGACGATCGGCATGGCGTGGCACCCGCGCCACGCGGCCGACCGGGCCCACCACTGGCTGCGCGACGCCGTCCGCCGGACCTTGGGCCCACCTGGGAACCCCGCTGCCACCTGA